TCCGGATCGGATCATCGGTGGATCTGCTCCAGCAGTTCGATCGACGGGAGCTCGATGCGGTTCTGGTTCGCCTACGGTCCGACCGGGACGATGGCACGCTGATCGCCGAAGAGCGGTTCGGCTGGTTCGCCGCACCGTCGTGGCAGCACCGGCCAGACGAACCGCTGCCCATCGCCACGATGGCCGAGCCCTGCGGCGTCCGCGCGCTGGCGTGTCATTTGCTCGATGGAGCGGACGTGCGGTGGCGGGAGACTTTCGTCGGCGGGGGCGTCAATGCAGTTGCTGCAGCCGTGATGGCAGGTCTTGGCGTCGCAGCGCTTTCTCCGCGCATGGTGCCTTTCGGCGCGATGGACGTCGGGCGAAGGCTCGGGCTTCCGGACCTTCCGCGTCAGCCGATCATGCTCCATAGCCGTGCCAGAGACGCTTTGTCGCACGGAGCGTTGAATGCCCTTGGCTTGGCGTATCGTGGGTGTGTTCGGGGCTGACGGGTTTGGAACAGCAAAACCCCCCGCCTGTTCAGGTGCGGGGGGTTTTGGGATTGTGGATAGGGCATTATGCGCATGTGCTTTGCAGGCCTGGCAGCGACCTACTCTCCCGCGTCTTGAGACGAAGTACCATTGGCGCTGAGGAGTTTAACGGCCGAGTTCGGGATGGGATCGGGTTCAGGCTCCTCGCCATAGCCACCAGGCCGGCGAAGCACATGGGCATCCGTTGCTGTGAGCAACGGGCGAAGCTGGTTTTTGAAGAAGGCGTCATCTGGCTCTGTATGAGCGGATGAGCATTGAGGATGAGAACGATCAAGCCAATCGAGGGATTAGTACCGGTAAGCTGAACGTGTCGCCACGCTTACACACCCGGCCTATCAACGTGGTGGTCTTCCACGCCTCTCAAGGGACTACTCGTTTTGAGGTGGGTTTCCCGCTTAGATGCTTTCAGCGGTTATCCCGACCGTACATAGCTACGCTGCACTGCGGCTGGCGCCACAACAGCTCCACCAGAGGTACGTTCATCCCGGTCC
The nucleotide sequence above comes from Xanthobacter flavus. Encoded proteins:
- a CDS encoding LysR family transcriptional regulator, which translates into the protein MIDPPLDLDAVRAFVHIAELQSFTRAAEAMGTSQAAVSLKLKRLEERLACRLFERSPRFVHLSARGSAFLDQARALLEAHGRAIASLYEQRRRLIVGISEHVAGPELPALIARMNAQDPQLVIEIRIGSSVDLLQQFDRRELDAVLVRLRSDRDDGTLIAEERFGWFAAPSWQHRPDEPLPIATMAEPCGVRALACHLLDGADVRWRETFVGGGVNAVAAAVMAGLGVAALSPRMVPFGAMDVGRRLGLPDLPRQPIMLHSRARDALSHGALNALGLAYRGCVRG